In a genomic window of Paraburkholderia phenazinium:
- a CDS encoding GntR family transcriptional regulator, with translation MQNSDFEADTAGTPLMPKVERQRLHDTVVEHIRRFIVEGVLEPGKKLNERELCETLGISRTPLREALKVLAAEGLIEIWPNRGASVSKMSEAELRETFELMSGLEAFSGELAAERITAVELAEIKALHYAMLACRAQNDLAGYYSRNQAIHDKINEAARNSALRQTYISVNRRLQALRFRSNFQIPKWDRAVHDHGEMLEALEARDGKRLSAILRQHLLDKRDAVLQVQSREDVAGGTLKA, from the coding sequence ATGCAAAATTCGGATTTCGAGGCGGACACGGCTGGCACCCCGCTCATGCCGAAGGTTGAGCGGCAGCGACTGCACGACACGGTCGTCGAGCACATTAGGCGCTTTATCGTCGAAGGCGTGTTGGAGCCGGGCAAGAAGCTCAACGAGCGCGAGTTGTGCGAGACGCTCGGCATTTCCCGTACGCCGTTGCGGGAAGCGCTGAAGGTGCTCGCGGCCGAAGGGCTGATCGAGATCTGGCCGAACCGCGGCGCGTCGGTGTCGAAGATGTCCGAGGCGGAGTTGCGCGAGACGTTCGAACTGATGAGCGGGCTCGAGGCGTTTTCGGGCGAGCTGGCGGCCGAGCGGATCACCGCGGTGGAACTGGCCGAGATCAAGGCGCTGCACTACGCGATGCTGGCGTGCCGTGCACAGAACGATCTGGCGGGGTACTACAGCCGCAATCAGGCGATCCACGACAAGATCAATGAGGCGGCGCGCAATTCAGCCTTGCGGCAGACCTATATTTCGGTCAACCGACGATTGCAGGCGCTGCGTTTTCGCTCGAACTTTCAGATTCCTAAGTGGGACCGCGCGGTTCATGACCATGGCGAGATGCTGGAAGCACTGGAAGCGCGGGATGGCAAGCGCCTGAGCGCGATCTTGCGGCAGCATCTGCTGGATAAGCGGGATGCGGTGCTGCAGGTGCAGTCGAGGGAGGATGTGGCGGGGGGGACGTTGAAGGCTTGA
- a CDS encoding MFS transporter yields the protein MKRFRVTSASSIVLLMLCIMYFITYLDRVNVSTAAAGFGKEFQLSHTQIGLVFSAFAYPYLVFQIIGGWVSDRFGARRTLICCGAVWALATILTGLAGGLTSLLAARLLLGFGEGATFPAATAAMARWVAKEKRGFAQGITHAASRIGNAVAPGAIVLVMATWGWRESFYICGIFSLVWVIVWAITFTEHPKDHPRITADELEVLPQPKPKAANVPWKALFRRMAPVTIVYFCYGWTLWLFLSWIPQYFLHSYHLDLQKSAIFASTVFFAGVLGDTLGGIVTDRIFTRTGSLKRARSWMVSICMLLTLAVLVPLMFAHNLYISMACLSAGFFFAEMTIGPMWAIPMDIAPEYSGTASGMMNTGSALAAIISPVAGGFLIDRFGSWELPFVGSMLLMGIGVVLAFRMQPESKFEANATPDAQPATGFKV from the coding sequence ATGAAGCGGTTTCGTGTGACCAGTGCGAGCAGTATCGTTTTATTGATGCTATGCATCATGTACTTCATTACCTACCTTGACCGCGTCAACGTCAGTACCGCAGCAGCCGGCTTCGGTAAGGAGTTCCAACTTTCTCATACTCAGATTGGCCTCGTCTTCTCGGCCTTCGCGTATCCGTACCTCGTGTTTCAGATCATCGGCGGCTGGGTGAGCGACCGGTTCGGCGCGCGGCGCACGTTGATCTGCTGCGGCGCAGTGTGGGCGCTGGCCACCATCCTGACCGGCCTCGCCGGCGGCCTCACTTCGCTGCTCGCCGCACGCTTGTTGCTGGGTTTCGGCGAAGGGGCGACGTTTCCGGCCGCAACAGCCGCGATGGCGCGCTGGGTCGCCAAAGAAAAGCGCGGCTTTGCGCAAGGCATCACACACGCGGCCTCGCGCATCGGCAATGCGGTGGCGCCGGGTGCGATCGTCCTCGTGATGGCCACCTGGGGCTGGCGCGAATCGTTCTACATCTGCGGGATATTCAGTCTCGTGTGGGTGATCGTCTGGGCAATCACGTTCACGGAGCATCCGAAAGACCATCCGCGCATCACGGCTGACGAACTCGAGGTCCTGCCGCAGCCCAAGCCGAAGGCCGCCAACGTACCGTGGAAAGCCCTGTTTCGCCGCATGGCGCCGGTCACGATTGTCTACTTCTGCTACGGTTGGACGCTGTGGCTCTTTCTTAGCTGGATTCCGCAGTACTTTCTGCATAGCTATCACCTCGACCTGCAGAAGTCGGCCATCTTTGCTTCGACGGTGTTTTTCGCGGGCGTACTCGGCGATACGCTCGGCGGTATCGTGACAGACAGGATCTTCACCCGCACCGGCAGCCTGAAACGTGCGCGTAGCTGGATGGTGTCGATCTGCATGCTGTTGACGCTCGCCGTGCTGGTGCCGCTGATGTTCGCGCACAACCTCTATATCTCAATGGCATGCCTGTCCGCCGGTTTCTTCTTTGCGGAAATGACGATTGGTCCGATGTGGGCGATTCCGATGGACATCGCGCCGGAATACTCCGGTACCGCCAGCGGCATGATGAACACCGGTTCGGCGCTGGCCGCCATCATCTCGCCGGTAGCCGGCGGCTTTCTGATCGACCGCTTCGGCAGTTGGGAATTACCGTTCGTCGGCAGCATGCTGCTGATGGGCATCGGCGTGGTACTCGCCTTCCGCATGCAGCCGGAAAGCAAATTCGAAGCGAACGCGACACCGGACGCGCAGCCGGCAACTGGCTTCAAAGTCTGA
- a CDS encoding pyridoxal-phosphate-dependent aminotransferase family protein produces MLKLDFHPAGRHFLQIPGPSPVPDRILRAMSYPTIDHRGPEFGALGLKVLDGIKKIFKTQQPVVIYPASGTGAWEAALSNTLSPGDHVLMFETGHFATLWKKMAESLGLKPEFLGLPGIEGWRRGVQPQMIEARLREDTQHAIKAVCVVHNETSTGVTSDIAAVRRAIDAAGHPALLLVDTISGLACADYRHDEWGVDVTVSGSQKGLMLPPGISFNAVSPKAIAASKQAKLPRSFWDWTEIIEMNKSGYWPYTPNTNLLYGLSEALDMILGEGLDNVFARHERLAEASRRAVRAWGLEIQCADPAVYSPVLTGVMMPEGIDADAVRKTIYERFDMSLGTGLGKMKGRMFRIGHLGDCNDLTLLATLAGCEMGLKLAGVPVAASGLPAAMEWLASQAQGAGLKAAA; encoded by the coding sequence ATGCTGAAACTCGACTTTCATCCCGCTGGCCGTCACTTCCTGCAGATTCCGGGGCCGAGCCCCGTGCCGGACCGCATCCTGCGGGCGATGAGCTATCCCACCATCGATCACCGTGGCCCGGAATTCGGCGCGCTTGGCCTGAAGGTGCTCGACGGCATCAAGAAGATCTTCAAGACCCAGCAGCCGGTGGTGATCTACCCGGCCTCGGGCACCGGCGCATGGGAAGCCGCGCTCTCCAACACGCTGAGCCCCGGCGACCACGTCCTGATGTTCGAGACCGGCCACTTCGCGACGCTGTGGAAGAAGATGGCGGAAAGCCTCGGGCTGAAGCCGGAGTTTCTCGGTCTGCCGGGCATCGAAGGCTGGCGCCGTGGCGTGCAGCCGCAGATGATCGAAGCGCGTCTGCGCGAAGACACGCAGCACGCCATCAAGGCCGTCTGCGTGGTGCACAACGAGACTTCGACGGGCGTCACCTCCGACATCGCCGCCGTGCGTCGCGCGATCGACGCCGCCGGTCACCCGGCCTTGCTGCTGGTCGACACCATTTCGGGTCTGGCCTGCGCCGACTATCGCCATGACGAATGGGGCGTGGACGTCACGGTGTCCGGTTCGCAAAAGGGTTTGATGCTGCCGCCGGGCATCAGCTTCAACGCGGTCTCGCCGAAGGCCATCGCCGCTAGCAAGCAGGCCAAGCTGCCGCGCAGCTTCTGGGACTGGACCGAGATCATCGAAATGAACAAGTCCGGCTACTGGCCGTACACGCCGAACACGAACCTGCTGTACGGCTTGTCGGAAGCGCTCGACATGATTCTCGGCGAAGGGCTCGACAACGTGTTCGCGCGTCACGAGCGCCTCGCCGAAGCCAGCCGCCGCGCCGTGCGGGCGTGGGGTCTCGAGATCCAGTGCGCCGACCCCGCTGTCTATAGCCCGGTGCTGACGGGGGTGATGATGCCCGAGGGAATCGACGCCGACGCGGTACGCAAGACCATCTACGAACGCTTCGACATGTCGCTCGGCACGGGTCTCGGCAAGATGAAAGGCCGCATGTTCCGCATCGGTCATCTGGGCGACTGCAACGACCTCACGCTGCTGGCGACGCTGGCCGGCTGCGAAATGGGCCTGAAACTGGCGGGCGTGCCGGTTGCTGCGAGCGGCTTGCCGGCGGCCATGGAGTGGCTCGCCAGCCAGGCGCAAGGCGCAGGATTGAAGGCCGCCGCCTGA
- a CDS encoding helix-turn-helix domain-containing protein gives MNTHLPSAATDPTETPFGLQSVCHTLRDANATLQRFAWLGDHLAVAEWTRVTKEDETVYDNPGHHTLSCYLDGGYRTERQKMPGLYGAPARLCALPGDHESRWWVRGQMHFMHLYFLPEHFTQRAVRELDREPREVTLADRTYFEDARIATLCQSLTHESWDDADGLLRTNETAHEVLSLLLRSQGVSRMGAELKGGLSVATRRRLRDYIDEHLTQPLTLGNLAEVACLSEYHLARMFRTSFGLPPAAWIAQQRIERARVLLRTTTLPITQVAARCGYANASHFSHRFREAVGVAPVLYRQAVSAAA, from the coding sequence GTGAACACCCACCTGCCTAGCGCCGCCACTGACCCCACCGAGACGCCATTTGGCCTCCAGTCGGTGTGTCACACGCTGCGCGACGCCAATGCGACGCTGCAGCGCTTCGCGTGGCTCGGCGACCATCTGGCAGTGGCCGAGTGGACCCGCGTGACCAAAGAGGACGAAACCGTCTACGACAACCCCGGCCATCACACGCTGTCGTGCTACCTCGACGGCGGCTACCGCACCGAGCGCCAGAAAATGCCGGGACTGTACGGCGCGCCGGCACGGCTTTGCGCGCTGCCCGGCGACCACGAATCGCGCTGGTGGGTGCGCGGCCAGATGCACTTCATGCACCTGTACTTTTTGCCGGAACATTTCACGCAGCGCGCCGTGCGCGAGCTTGACCGGGAACCGCGCGAAGTGACGCTGGCTGACCGCACCTATTTCGAAGACGCCCGCATTGCCACGCTGTGCCAGTCCTTGACCCACGAAAGCTGGGACGACGCCGATGGTCTGTTGCGAACCAACGAAACGGCCCACGAAGTCCTGAGCCTGCTGCTGCGCTCGCAAGGCGTGAGCCGCATGGGTGCGGAACTGAAGGGCGGGCTCTCGGTGGCGACACGCCGGCGGCTGCGCGATTACATCGACGAGCATTTGACCCAGCCGCTCACGCTCGGCAATCTGGCCGAGGTGGCGTGTCTGTCGGAGTACCACCTGGCCCGCATGTTCCGCACCTCGTTCGGCTTGCCGCCGGCTGCGTGGATCGCGCAGCAGCGCATCGAGCGGGCACGGGTGCTGTTGCGCACCACCACGCTGCCGATCACCCAGGTGGCGGCGCGCTGCGGTTACGCCAATGCGAGCCACTTCAGCCACCGCTTCCGCGAAGCGGTGGGTGTGGCGCCGGTGTTATACCGGCAAGCGGTGAGCGCAGCGGCGTAG
- a CDS encoding FAD-binding and (Fe-S)-binding domain-containing protein produces the protein MTNAASPLLVKPIHLVPSSARLTTPLAKRLREALRGDVLFDAASRGRYATDASIYQITPIGVVVPHDQDDLRIALEVARSEKVPLLARGAGTSQCGQTVGEALVIDTSKWLNNIVAFDAEARTVTVEPGVVLDHLNAWLKPHGLWFPVDVSTAAQCTIGGMAGNNSCGSRSIEYGNMVHNVEAIEAILADGSEARFASLREVPQGARLQEIVEGVKRIALRERDEIVARVPKVLRRVAGYNLDVFDCQNPRAYTDDGIANLAHLLVGSEGTLTFSRQLTLKLAPLPAHKTLGVVNFPTFWQAMDLTQHIVKLKPVAVELVDRTMIDLAIGNPAFRPVIEKALVGRPEAILLVEFAGESRDAQLAGLKQLTELMADLGLPDSVVQMPDANEQKALWEVRKAGLNIMMSMKGDGKPVSFIEDCAVPLEHLAEYTSKLTEVFHRHGTEGTWYAHASVGTLHVRPILDMRRDGALKMRAIAEEAAVLVQEYKGAYSGEHGDGLCRGEWVAWQYGPRLNQAFSEIKTLFDPDNRFNPDKIVRPPKMDDTRNFRFAPGYRERAVETALDWSAWNVERDPLTGEESLPGTGNDLSGGLAKAVEMCNNNGHCRKFDAGTMCPSYRVTKDEQHVTRGRANTLRLAISGQLGEAGLASDDVKDTLDLCVSCKGCKRDCPTGVDMAKFKIEARAARVKRHGLSMRDRLVAFMPRYAPFASKVPGLMALADNVPVLSTWFKRTVGFAPQRTLPRFSKSFLASAVASGRATAAKTRSDADGVVKEVLLFVDTFNNNMEPENARAAQRVLEAAGYTVHFNTREGERPVCCGRTFLAAGLVDEAKQEARRMLDTFRPFVERGVPIVGLEPSCLLSLRDEFLHYGFGEEAQRLSKSAFLFEEFLVREQKAGRLALELKPLPTPTALVHGHCHQKAFDAFTPVQTVLKWIPELTVSTVESSCCGMAGSFGYEAEHYETSQAMAELSLLPAVRKIGADTVMVADGTSCRHQIHDGAGVDAVHVARVLAMALK, from the coding sequence ATGACGAATGCCGCTTCCCCCTTACTCGTCAAACCCATTCACCTGGTTCCGTCCAGCGCGCGGTTGACGACGCCGCTCGCGAAGCGTCTGCGCGAAGCCTTGCGCGGCGACGTGCTGTTCGACGCAGCCAGCCGCGGCCGTTACGCCACGGATGCGTCGATCTACCAGATCACGCCGATCGGCGTCGTCGTGCCGCACGATCAGGACGATCTGCGCATCGCGCTCGAAGTCGCGCGCAGCGAGAAGGTGCCGTTGCTCGCGCGCGGCGCCGGCACGAGCCAGTGCGGACAGACGGTGGGCGAAGCGCTGGTGATCGACACCAGCAAGTGGCTGAACAATATCGTCGCGTTCGATGCCGAGGCGCGCACCGTGACGGTCGAACCGGGCGTCGTGCTCGATCATCTGAATGCCTGGCTCAAGCCCCATGGGCTGTGGTTTCCGGTGGATGTATCGACGGCGGCGCAATGCACGATTGGCGGGATGGCCGGCAATAACTCGTGCGGCTCGCGCTCGATCGAGTACGGCAACATGGTGCACAACGTCGAGGCCATCGAAGCGATCCTCGCCGACGGCAGCGAGGCGCGCTTCGCATCGCTGCGCGAGGTGCCGCAAGGGGCGCGTCTGCAGGAGATCGTCGAAGGCGTGAAGCGCATCGCGCTGCGCGAACGCGACGAGATTGTCGCGCGCGTGCCCAAGGTGCTGAGGCGCGTGGCCGGCTACAACCTCGACGTGTTCGATTGCCAGAATCCGCGCGCCTACACCGACGATGGCATCGCCAACCTCGCGCATCTGCTGGTTGGCTCGGAGGGCACGCTGACGTTCAGCCGGCAGTTGACGCTGAAGCTCGCGCCGTTGCCCGCGCACAAGACGCTCGGCGTGGTCAACTTCCCGACCTTCTGGCAGGCGATGGACCTGACGCAGCACATCGTCAAGTTGAAGCCCGTGGCGGTTGAACTGGTGGACCGCACGATGATTGATCTGGCGATCGGCAATCCGGCGTTCCGCCCGGTCATCGAGAAAGCGCTGGTCGGCCGTCCCGAAGCGATCCTGCTGGTGGAATTCGCCGGCGAAAGCCGTGACGCGCAACTCGCCGGTCTCAAGCAACTGACCGAACTGATGGCCGACCTCGGCCTGCCCGATTCGGTCGTGCAGATGCCGGACGCAAACGAGCAGAAAGCGCTGTGGGAGGTCCGCAAGGCGGGTCTGAACATCATGATGAGCATGAAGGGCGACGGCAAGCCGGTGTCCTTCATCGAAGATTGCGCGGTGCCGCTCGAGCACCTCGCCGAGTACACCAGCAAGCTGACCGAGGTGTTCCACCGTCACGGCACGGAAGGCACCTGGTACGCGCACGCGAGCGTCGGCACGCTGCACGTGCGGCCGATTCTGGACATGCGTCGCGACGGCGCGCTCAAGATGCGCGCGATCGCGGAAGAAGCGGCCGTGCTCGTGCAGGAATACAAAGGCGCCTATTCGGGTGAGCACGGCGACGGACTGTGCCGCGGCGAATGGGTGGCGTGGCAATACGGCCCGCGCCTGAACCAGGCGTTCAGCGAGATCAAGACGCTCTTCGATCCGGACAACCGCTTCAATCCGGACAAGATCGTGCGGCCGCCGAAGATGGACGACACGCGCAATTTCCGCTTCGCACCGGGCTATCGGGAGCGCGCGGTGGAGACGGCGCTCGACTGGTCCGCATGGAATGTCGAACGCGATCCGCTCACCGGCGAGGAGAGCTTGCCGGGGACAGGTAACGATCTGTCCGGCGGCCTCGCCAAGGCCGTGGAGATGTGCAACAACAACGGCCATTGCCGCAAGTTCGATGCGGGCACGATGTGCCCGAGCTACCGCGTGACGAAGGACGAGCAGCACGTCACACGCGGCCGCGCCAATACGCTGCGGCTGGCTATTTCAGGGCAGCTCGGCGAGGCAGGGCTTGCGAGCGACGACGTGAAAGACACGCTGGATCTGTGCGTGTCGTGCAAAGGCTGCAAGCGCGATTGCCCGACCGGTGTCGATATGGCGAAGTTCAAGATTGAAGCACGGGCGGCGCGCGTCAAGCGGCACGGTCTGAGCATGCGCGACCGGCTGGTGGCGTTCATGCCGCGCTATGCGCCGTTCGCCAGCAAGGTGCCGGGCCTGATGGCTTTGGCCGACAACGTGCCGGTGCTCTCCACGTGGTTCAAGCGGACGGTGGGTTTTGCGCCGCAACGCACGTTGCCGCGCTTCAGCAAATCGTTCCTCGCAAGTGCTGTAGCCAGCGGAAGAGCCACCGCGGCAAAGACACGTTCAGATGCAGACGGCGTCGTCAAAGAGGTGTTGTTGTTCGTCGATACGTTCAACAACAACATGGAGCCGGAGAATGCGCGAGCGGCGCAGCGAGTGCTGGAGGCCGCCGGTTATACCGTGCACTTCAACACACGCGAGGGAGAGCGGCCGGTGTGCTGCGGCCGTACTTTCCTCGCGGCGGGTCTGGTGGACGAAGCGAAACAGGAAGCGCGGCGCATGCTCGACACGTTCCGGCCGTTTGTCGAACGCGGTGTGCCGATTGTCGGACTCGAACCGTCGTGTCTGCTGTCGCTACGCGACGAGTTTCTCCACTATGGTTTCGGCGAAGAGGCACAACGGCTGTCGAAGTCGGCATTCCTGTTCGAAGAATTTCTGGTGCGCGAGCAGAAGGCCGGGCGTCTGGCGCTGGAACTCAAACCGTTGCCTACACCGACCGCCCTGGTGCACGGCCATTGCCATCAGAAAGCCTTCGACGCCTTCACGCCGGTGCAAACCGTGCTGAAATGGATTCCGGAGCTGACGGTGTCGACGGTCGAATCATCCTGCTGTGGGATGGCGGGTAGTTTCGGCTACGAGGCCGAGCATTACGAAACCTCGCAGGCGATGGCGGAGTTGTCGTTGCTACCTGCCGTGCGCAAGATCGGCGCCGATACGGTGATGGTGGCCGACGGCACCAGTTGCCGGCATCAGATTCACGATGGTGCAGGCGTCGACGCGGTGCATGTGGCGCGTGTGCTGGCGATGGCCTTGAAGTAA
- a CDS encoding 2-keto-4-pentenoate hydratase: protein MTSTDISPLSQRLADARAHHLTLDSVPTEMIPVDADAAYAIQHEILRASGARIGGWKIGAKSETGPIQGAPLPAGDVYDDGAKLSREAFAPLALELEIAFRFGRRFEPASEPYSEDEVFAGIGSFGTTIEIVASRYAAWPNIDKLAQLADLQNNGALIVGEFAPYRDDFPFVAPSLRFSFEGRDVVLAAAANPAGDPRRLLPWLVNHCAVHRGVAVTPDMVITAGSYTGMFFPQSAGTASGRIEGLAPVSVTLF, encoded by the coding sequence ATGACCTCTACCGACATTTCCCCCTTGAGCCAGCGTCTCGCCGATGCGCGCGCACATCACCTGACGCTCGACAGCGTGCCGACGGAAATGATCCCAGTTGACGCAGACGCCGCCTACGCGATTCAGCACGAGATTCTGCGTGCATCGGGCGCGCGGATCGGCGGCTGGAAAATCGGCGCGAAATCCGAGACCGGCCCGATTCAAGGTGCGCCGCTGCCGGCCGGCGATGTGTATGACGACGGCGCGAAACTCTCGCGTGAAGCGTTTGCGCCGCTCGCGCTCGAACTGGAGATTGCGTTTCGCTTCGGCCGCCGCTTCGAACCGGCAAGCGAACCGTACAGCGAAGACGAAGTGTTCGCGGGTATCGGATCGTTTGGCACAACGATTGAAATTGTCGCGAGCCGCTACGCCGCATGGCCGAACATCGACAAGCTCGCGCAACTCGCCGATCTGCAAAACAACGGTGCGCTCATCGTTGGCGAATTCGCGCCTTATCGTGACGACTTTCCATTTGTCGCGCCGTCGCTGCGCTTCAGTTTCGAAGGGCGCGATGTGGTGCTCGCCGCCGCGGCGAACCCTGCCGGCGATCCACGCCGCCTGCTCCCGTGGCTCGTGAATCACTGTGCAGTGCATCGCGGTGTGGCCGTTACGCCGGACATGGTGATCACGGCCGGTTCATACACGGGCATGTTTTTCCCGCAGAGCGCAGGCACGGCGAGCGGCCGCATTGAAGGGCTCGCGCCCGTCAGTGTGACGCTCTTCTAG
- a CDS encoding DUF6531 domain-containing protein, whose product MKNNKVTESPASMAARLLAAFVLLLVAFGANATDCNALYAATGAVPGSPTCRWDVYGRVPGSMANYACINTWSLIDAWCATPTAEEPEASCPVADPVYPGNGAVTLTEADFVSGDDIPMRFTRTYRSRSLGSSATAMGPVWFHSWQRNLGLVNANSGSSSKVLAYRENGEPVTFNWAAGTWRTAGFTGLALAQSGSGWTLTDLKTDTVESYSAQGVLLSESTKTGFVRTLTYGGSGLLTAITQHAASTDANNDITLRLDYDDKNRLSRLNDSLGRMTQYGYDANGNLVSVTWPDGYVHRYVYDDARFKNALTGEIDEAGNRIATWSYDAQGRAVDVSHPGTTQNAQFAYNTGSTVITGRKGATTLNMSSIGGMLRPTGTTSAAGNSSSAWDASGNLLKDTDASGGTSEYSYDDKGRPVRAIVKDVTGTSITTIRYADGTTLRPSMIASPKLMQSFVYDANGNTTGVSETPTTDPTGATGFEAGEADGATIAYGMTYDAMNRLAFVQQMTGGKVAGQWKVTRDATGNAFAIVALGEVQQATEMITRDAAHRALLGYNPTGDFSLRYDRRGRIDLFKFNEYASPANGGVRRVFKVRFGYSPDGQIVSRSGTVARNGSILDLNDGTDIPISSDEINQWIDNYNYGDSPVGPPANLQGARRLLGDNLLSTSTVCGDCHFSAGLFDGSVRGILIVYRLLQNPVVRYGIGQGARKVAENWERIKEMCKPAAETEVDGIPPGRITSEYTDITTGGSIRNIRTDVGKAEFEANLVESGYMQTLSKDGKSDIFTKGESQYTVRDESNSGYITADVKSGGANIAKIRLGGK is encoded by the coding sequence ATGAAAAACAACAAAGTTACTGAGAGTCCTGCAAGTATGGCGGCACGCTTGCTGGCTGCATTTGTGCTGCTCCTGGTCGCGTTTGGCGCCAACGCAACGGACTGCAACGCGCTCTATGCGGCTACCGGTGCAGTACCGGGTTCCCCCACCTGCCGGTGGGACGTTTACGGCCGTGTGCCCGGCAGCATGGCCAACTACGCGTGCATCAACACATGGTCCCTCATCGACGCGTGGTGCGCGACACCGACTGCGGAAGAACCCGAAGCGAGTTGTCCCGTCGCTGACCCGGTGTATCCGGGCAATGGTGCCGTCACCTTGACTGAAGCCGACTTTGTCAGCGGCGACGACATTCCGATGCGATTCACACGGACTTATCGATCCAGGTCACTGGGTAGCTCCGCCACGGCGATGGGGCCGGTCTGGTTCCATAGCTGGCAGCGCAACCTGGGACTCGTGAACGCCAACAGCGGTAGCTCGTCCAAAGTGCTTGCGTATCGCGAGAACGGTGAACCTGTCACTTTCAACTGGGCAGCCGGCACGTGGCGTACAGCCGGCTTTACCGGCCTTGCACTGGCACAGAGCGGCTCTGGATGGACGCTGACCGATCTCAAGACCGATACCGTCGAATCGTATTCGGCCCAGGGCGTGCTGCTTTCGGAGAGCACGAAGACGGGATTTGTTCGAACGTTGACTTACGGCGGTTCAGGGCTGCTGACCGCGATTACGCAGCATGCGGCGAGCACTGACGCTAACAACGACATCACGCTTCGCCTCGACTATGACGACAAGAACCGCCTGTCACGCCTGAACGACTCCTTGGGCCGCATGACGCAGTACGGTTATGACGCGAACGGCAATCTTGTTTCTGTTACCTGGCCCGATGGCTATGTACACCGCTATGTCTACGACGACGCGCGTTTCAAGAATGCGCTGACCGGAGAGATCGACGAGGCGGGCAACCGCATTGCGACGTGGAGCTACGATGCTCAGGGCCGTGCGGTAGACGTCAGCCATCCGGGTACCACGCAGAATGCGCAGTTTGCCTATAACACCGGTTCGACGGTCATCACTGGTCGTAAAGGTGCCACCACGCTGAACATGTCGTCGATTGGCGGGATGCTTCGGCCTACGGGGACAACCTCCGCCGCCGGCAATAGCAGCTCCGCGTGGGATGCGTCGGGAAATCTGCTGAAGGACACCGACGCAAGCGGCGGCACTTCTGAATACAGTTACGACGATAAAGGACGGCCAGTCCGAGCGATCGTAAAGGACGTCACCGGTACGTCGATCACCACGATCCGTTATGCCGATGGGACGACTTTGCGTCCCTCGATGATTGCGTCGCCGAAACTGATGCAGTCCTTCGTGTATGACGCGAACGGCAACACGACTGGGGTTAGCGAGACACCGACCACCGATCCAACCGGCGCCACTGGCTTCGAAGCAGGCGAGGCAGATGGGGCGACGATCGCGTATGGGATGACCTATGACGCAATGAACCGGCTCGCGTTCGTTCAACAGATGACCGGCGGGAAGGTCGCCGGCCAGTGGAAGGTCACTCGCGATGCAACGGGCAATGCCTTTGCGATCGTCGCACTAGGGGAGGTTCAGCAAGCCACGGAGATGATCACGCGGGATGCCGCCCATCGCGCGCTGCTGGGTTATAACCCGACGGGCGATTTCAGCTTGCGCTACGACCGACGTGGACGAATCGATCTCTTCAAATTCAATGAATATGCAAGTCCGGCGAACGGCGGTGTGCGACGCGTTTTCAAGGTCAGGTTCGGGTATTCACCCGACGGCCAGATCGTGTCACGTAGTGGCACCGTCGCAAGGAACGGCAGCATTCTCGACCTGAACGACGGCACGGACATTCCGATCAGCAGCGACGAGATCAATCAGTGGATCGATAACTACAACTATGGTGACTCTCCGGTAGGACCGCCGGCCAATCTCCAGGGTGCGCGTCGGTTGCTGGGTGACAACTTGCTGAGCACGTCGACCGTCTGCGGTGACTGTCACTTTTCGGCAGGACTGTTTGACGGCTCTGTGCGCGGTATCTTGATCGTCTATCGACTTTTACAGAACCCGGTAGTCAGATACGGCATCGGTCAGGGTGCAAGAAAGGTCGCGGAAAACTGGGAGCGCATCAAGGAGATGTGCAAGCCCGCGGCTGAGACGGAGGTCGATGGGATTCCGCCGGGGCGGATCACCTCGGAATACACTGATATCACAACGGGGGGTAGTATTCGCAACATCCGAACCGATGTTGGCAAAGCGGAATTTGAAGCGAACTTGGTAGAGAGTGGCTACATGCAGACACTTAGCAAAGACGGCAAGTCTGATATCTTCACCAAAGGAGAGAGTCAGTACACTGTCCGCGACGAATCGAATTCCGGCTATATCACCGCGGACGTGAAAAGTGGCGGCGCAAACATAGCGAAGATCAGGCTGGGGGGGAAATGA